From Xiphophorus couchianus chromosome 23, X_couchianus-1.0, whole genome shotgun sequence, one genomic window encodes:
- the tmem35 gene encoding putative acetylcholine receptor chaperone, with amino-acid sequence MASPRTITIVALSFALGLFFVFMGTIKLTPRLSKDAYSEMKRAYKSYAKALPGLKKIGISSVLLRKIIGSLEVGCGVVLTLVPGRPKDVANFLLLLVMLAVLFFHQLVGDPLKRYAHALVFGILLTCRLLIARQSDDRPDREDTREELQINDQERNKVKQS; translated from the exons ATGGCCTCGCCAAGGACAATAACCATAGTGGCCCTTTCTTTTGCTCTGGGTTTATTTTTCGTGTTTATGGGAACTATTAAGCTCACCCCGAGACTAAGCAAAGATGCCTACAGTGAGATG aaaagggCATACAAAAGCTATGCCAAGGCGCTGCCAGGTCTGAAAAAAATTGGCATCAGCTCCGTTCTGCTTCGCAAGATCATTGGGTCCCTAGAAGTGGGCTGTGGAGTGGTGCTGACCCTGGTCCCAGGCCGGCCAAAGGATGTGGCCAACTTCTTGCTGCTGCTCGTCATGCTGGCTGTGCTGTTCTTCCACCAGCTAGTAGGGGACCCCCTGAAGCGATACGCCCACGCTCTAGTCTTTGGTATTCTGCTTACCTGCCGGCTGCTCATCGCCCGGCAGAGCGATGATCGGCCAGATCGGGAGGACACCCGGGAGGAGCTGCAAATCAACGACCAAGAAAGGAACAAGGTCAAGCAGTCTTAA
- the cenpi gene encoding centromere protein I isoform X1 — translation MATQLNLSDSDSSDLSDQSVFTRRSNRSLRIAEQERRKKEEEDPFVLALKYFSEVEAGTPVTGNDELENNLVRVEKVAFSRGLSPEAISVMLDFAMSLRMGSSPCARVLKCLLPASVVPQEAVVRAIVWLTVRKLPISTQVLFIKWVLTVFDMIDAKDKLQAIYGFIFSFVTDENLCPFICHLLYLLTRKENVRVFRVRKLLEQQSKLGRQPYLLYLLSLYKVFCPELVTLSIPSRMKSGFKNHISPWKSALITVQKRNDMQVASSISLAFAVRDKTASRKRKHAHLELPSLSPVTITEPQAAQSSSRKLVPMQQIQSFAQLLQNMHRIELPAQMGSLLGSSLALQYLDCVQDESALLRLNFWLGYTLHEEFLFCSDGGANKNPEEALQFLNRLLSVQHFLQEGFNSSDAFMYKFLNVWDGSLLRPQILGLLSNIPVIPSSQIKTLLFDPLMQLFFTSSLFFKCGLIECLNHMLLKWLTWHSAYALEDDLDISLNSHTSINITLSGFKDSVMELVHFVGRLASVGLQLEGCHSLLLSFILDFYETVCDTFLKFGLPLVVMPPPGVFYPAFFAADPVSVDRLAFIMHRYKVNLTSAKRQEKVTEQGFHISRQTFREFNRYQVFLVNCLWNSNMCYPEADVRLSDELLAKSGVPQFSTRFDLIHHPAFVSYALDFHHKCWPGMKDTDLNSIKQSKPWNWYLEYLFTQGFDGLKDFVQNSINQRVMMAGDGCDNVTQSQKLGSAPHIKQPLLS, via the exons ATGGCGACGCAGCTAAACTTGTCGGATTCGGACAGTTCGGATCTGAGCGACCAGTCTGTGTTCACTCGGAGGAGCAACCGCAGTCTGAGAATCGCAGaacaggagaggaggaagaaagaggaggaggacccCTTCGTTTTGGCCTTGAAATATTTCTCTGAAG TGGAAGCAGGCACTCCTGTAACTGGGAACGATGAGCTGGAGAACAATCTGGTGCGGGTGGAGAAAGTGGCGTTCAGCAGGGGTTTGTCCCCAGAGGCCATTTCTGTCATGCTGGACTTTGCTATGAGCCTACGCATGG GGAGCAGTCCATGTGCACGGGTGTTGAAGTGTCTGCTCCCCGCTTCAGTGGTGCCACAGGAGGCTGTGGTCCGAGCCATAGTTTGGCTCACTGTTCGGAAATTACCCATCAGCACTCAG gttttatttataaaatgggTGCTGACTGTTTTTGACATGATCGATGCGAAGGACAAGCTTCAGGCCATTTATGGCTTCATCTTCAGCTTCGTCACAGATGAGAATCTG TGCCCTTTCATTTGCCACTTGTTGTATCTTTTAACCAGAAAGGAAAATG TGCGTGTCTTCAGAGTCAGGAAGCTACTGGAGCAGCAGTCTAAATTG GGAAGGCAGCCTTACCTGCTGTACCTTCTGTCTCTCTATAAAGTGTTTTGCCCTGAGCTGGTGACACTCTCCATACCATCCCGGATGAAG AGTGGGTTTAAGAATCACATTTCCCCCTGGAAGTCGGCTCTAATCACAGTCCAGAAGAGGAACGACATGCAGGTCGCCTCCAGCATCAGTCTGGCCTTCGCTGTCAGAGATAAAACCGCCTCTCGGAAAAGG AAACACGCTCACTTGGAGCTGCCATCTCTGAGCCCCGTCACCATCACGGAGCCCCAGGCGGCGCAGAGCTCCAGTAGGAAGCTGGTTCCTATGCAGCAGATCCAGTCCTTCGCTCAGCTGCTGCAAAACATGCATCGCATCGAG CTGCCGGCTCAGATGGGCTCTCTGCTGGGTTCCAGTCTGGCTCTGCAGTACCTGGACTGCGTGCAGGATGAGTCGGCCCTCCTGCGACTCAACTTCTGGCTCGGCTACACTCTCCACGAAG AGTTTTTGTTCTGCAGCGATGGAGGAGCCAATAAGAACCCGGAGGAAGCACTACAGTTTTTAAACCGGCTGCTGTCGGTACAGCACTTCCTGCAG GAGGGGTTTAACAGTTCTGATGCCTTCATGTACAAATTCCTGAACGTTTGGGACGGATCTCTACTGCGTCCACAGATCCTCGGCCTCCTGAGCAACATTCCCGTCATTCCGAGCTCGC AAATCAAGACGTTGCTGTTCGATCCTCTCATGCAGCTTTTCTTCACGTCCTCGCTGTTTTTTAAG tgtggACTGATCGAATGTTTAAACCACATGCTGTTAAAATGGCTGACCTGGCACTCTGCGTACGCTCTGGAAGATGACCTGGACATCAGCCTCAACAGCCACACGTCCAT AAACATAACCCTGTCAGGGTTCAAGGACTCTGTGATGGAGCTGGTTCACTTCGTGGGTCGGCTGGCCTCCGTGGGCCTCCAGCTGGAGGGCTGCCACTCTCTCCTGCTCAGCTTCATTCTGGATTTCTATGAGACA GTTTGTGACACTTTCCTGAAGTTTGGCCTTCCTCTTGTGGTCATGCCTCCTCCAGGAGTTTTTTATCCAGCCTTTTTTGCTGCCGACCCAGTCAGCGTGGACAGACTGGCCTTCATCATGCACAG GTACAAAGTGAACCTGACGTCTGCTAAGAGGCAGGAGAAAGTGACTGAG cagggCTTTCACATCAGCCGCCAGACTTTCCGGGAGTTTAACCGCTACCAGGTGTTCTTGGTGAACTGCCTGTGGAACTCCAACATGTGTTATCCGGAAGCGGATGTGCGTCTGTCGGACGAGCTGCTCGCCAAGAGCGGCGTGCCGCAGTTCTCGACGCGCTTCGACCTCATCCACCACCCGGCCTTCGTGAGCTACGCTCTGGACTTCCACCACAAG TGTTGGCCCGGCATGAAAGACACGGACCTCAATTCCATCAAG CAATCCAAGCCATGGAACTGGTACCTGGAGTATCTGTTCACCCAGGGATTCGACGGCCTTAAAGACTTTGTGCAGAATAGCATCAACCAGAGGGTGATGATGGCGGGCGACGGCTGCGACAACGTGACGCAGAGCCAGAAGCTCGGATCTGCGCCACACATAAAACAACCACTGTTATCTTAA
- the cenpi gene encoding centromere protein I isoform X2, translated as MATQLNLSDSDSSDLSDQSVFTRRSNRSLRIAEQERRKKEEEDPFVLALKYFSEVEAGTPVTGNDELENNLVRVEKVAFSRGLSPEAISVMLDFAMSLRMGSSPCARVLKCLLPASVVPQEAVVRAIVWLTVRKLPISTQVLFIKWVLTVFDMIDAKDKLQAIYGFIFSFVTDENLCPFICHLLYLLTRKENVRVFRVRKLLEQQSKLGRQPYLLYLLSLYKVFCPELVTLSIPSRMKSGFKNHISPWKSALITVQKRNDMQVASSISLAFAVRDKTASRKRKHAHLELPSLSPVTITEPQAAQSSSRKLVPMQQIQSFAQLLQNMHRIELPAQMGSLLGSSLALQYLDCVQDESALLRLNFWLGYTLHEEFLFCSDGGANKNPEEALQFLNRLLSVQHFLQEGFNSSDAFMYKFLNVWDGSLLRPQILGLLSNIPVIPSSQIKTLLFDPLMQLFFTSSLFFKCGLIECLNHMLLKWLTWHSAYALEDDLDISLNSHTSINITLSGFKDSVMELVHFVGRLASVGLQLEGCHSLLLSFILDFYETVCDTFLKFGLPLVVMPPPGVFYPAFFAADPVSVDRLAFIMHRYKVNLTSAKRQEKVTEGFHISRQTFREFNRYQVFLVNCLWNSNMCYPEADVRLSDELLAKSGVPQFSTRFDLIHHPAFVSYALDFHHKCWPGMKDTDLNSIKQSKPWNWYLEYLFTQGFDGLKDFVQNSINQRVMMAGDGCDNVTQSQKLGSAPHIKQPLLS; from the exons ATGGCGACGCAGCTAAACTTGTCGGATTCGGACAGTTCGGATCTGAGCGACCAGTCTGTGTTCACTCGGAGGAGCAACCGCAGTCTGAGAATCGCAGaacaggagaggaggaagaaagaggaggaggacccCTTCGTTTTGGCCTTGAAATATTTCTCTGAAG TGGAAGCAGGCACTCCTGTAACTGGGAACGATGAGCTGGAGAACAATCTGGTGCGGGTGGAGAAAGTGGCGTTCAGCAGGGGTTTGTCCCCAGAGGCCATTTCTGTCATGCTGGACTTTGCTATGAGCCTACGCATGG GGAGCAGTCCATGTGCACGGGTGTTGAAGTGTCTGCTCCCCGCTTCAGTGGTGCCACAGGAGGCTGTGGTCCGAGCCATAGTTTGGCTCACTGTTCGGAAATTACCCATCAGCACTCAG gttttatttataaaatgggTGCTGACTGTTTTTGACATGATCGATGCGAAGGACAAGCTTCAGGCCATTTATGGCTTCATCTTCAGCTTCGTCACAGATGAGAATCTG TGCCCTTTCATTTGCCACTTGTTGTATCTTTTAACCAGAAAGGAAAATG TGCGTGTCTTCAGAGTCAGGAAGCTACTGGAGCAGCAGTCTAAATTG GGAAGGCAGCCTTACCTGCTGTACCTTCTGTCTCTCTATAAAGTGTTTTGCCCTGAGCTGGTGACACTCTCCATACCATCCCGGATGAAG AGTGGGTTTAAGAATCACATTTCCCCCTGGAAGTCGGCTCTAATCACAGTCCAGAAGAGGAACGACATGCAGGTCGCCTCCAGCATCAGTCTGGCCTTCGCTGTCAGAGATAAAACCGCCTCTCGGAAAAGG AAACACGCTCACTTGGAGCTGCCATCTCTGAGCCCCGTCACCATCACGGAGCCCCAGGCGGCGCAGAGCTCCAGTAGGAAGCTGGTTCCTATGCAGCAGATCCAGTCCTTCGCTCAGCTGCTGCAAAACATGCATCGCATCGAG CTGCCGGCTCAGATGGGCTCTCTGCTGGGTTCCAGTCTGGCTCTGCAGTACCTGGACTGCGTGCAGGATGAGTCGGCCCTCCTGCGACTCAACTTCTGGCTCGGCTACACTCTCCACGAAG AGTTTTTGTTCTGCAGCGATGGAGGAGCCAATAAGAACCCGGAGGAAGCACTACAGTTTTTAAACCGGCTGCTGTCGGTACAGCACTTCCTGCAG GAGGGGTTTAACAGTTCTGATGCCTTCATGTACAAATTCCTGAACGTTTGGGACGGATCTCTACTGCGTCCACAGATCCTCGGCCTCCTGAGCAACATTCCCGTCATTCCGAGCTCGC AAATCAAGACGTTGCTGTTCGATCCTCTCATGCAGCTTTTCTTCACGTCCTCGCTGTTTTTTAAG tgtggACTGATCGAATGTTTAAACCACATGCTGTTAAAATGGCTGACCTGGCACTCTGCGTACGCTCTGGAAGATGACCTGGACATCAGCCTCAACAGCCACACGTCCAT AAACATAACCCTGTCAGGGTTCAAGGACTCTGTGATGGAGCTGGTTCACTTCGTGGGTCGGCTGGCCTCCGTGGGCCTCCAGCTGGAGGGCTGCCACTCTCTCCTGCTCAGCTTCATTCTGGATTTCTATGAGACA GTTTGTGACACTTTCCTGAAGTTTGGCCTTCCTCTTGTGGTCATGCCTCCTCCAGGAGTTTTTTATCCAGCCTTTTTTGCTGCCGACCCAGTCAGCGTGGACAGACTGGCCTTCATCATGCACAG GTACAAAGTGAACCTGACGTCTGCTAAGAGGCAGGAGAAAGTGACTGAG ggCTTTCACATCAGCCGCCAGACTTTCCGGGAGTTTAACCGCTACCAGGTGTTCTTGGTGAACTGCCTGTGGAACTCCAACATGTGTTATCCGGAAGCGGATGTGCGTCTGTCGGACGAGCTGCTCGCCAAGAGCGGCGTGCCGCAGTTCTCGACGCGCTTCGACCTCATCCACCACCCGGCCTTCGTGAGCTACGCTCTGGACTTCCACCACAAG TGTTGGCCCGGCATGAAAGACACGGACCTCAATTCCATCAAG CAATCCAAGCCATGGAACTGGTACCTGGAGTATCTGTTCACCCAGGGATTCGACGGCCTTAAAGACTTTGTGCAGAATAGCATCAACCAGAGGGTGATGATGGCGGGCGACGGCTGCGACAACGTGACGCAGAGCCAGAAGCTCGGATCTGCGCCACACATAAAACAACCACTGTTATCTTAA